A genomic region of Caenorhabditis elegans chromosome V contains the following coding sequences:
- the C18G1.9 gene encoding FERM domain-containing protein (Confirmed by transcript evidence): MCVSRPGLSTTRRSRHEITYTTQNEESAENWYKMANSNFRSAVFENRVHVWALPLSYSQSKYGGRKTPSSACTIITVQIAHDFLSKNVCIPPTHPLTPQHLPLGVLDVLINGIVDGNETHEKAMAARRRGFSGSLKKKHLEETGESGSVFQFLKKPHRDTFTVPEAIQVQRPEMHEIDYPCYSGDFISNLVTAMSMAVNSPYLSKLDRLAIGVLAFERAMCFIYDRPTNSIILLDTHMHFKGQAGSVLCVASFEDITDFIVSVTKLVFHEVFKTADVTGQFEITCLMLTSLMNKVHRGDIFLPVKSSMPRVIPVKPLRPFRIKTRKMICVGSAEKDSDSGYESDTL; this comes from the exons ATGTGCGTCTCGAGACCAGGATTGAGTACAACTCGGAG ATCTCGACACGAAATTACTTACACCACACAAAATGAGGAATCTGCAGAAAATTGGTATAAGATGGCTAATTCGAATTTCCGATCGGCAGTGTTTGAG aaccgtGTCCACGTGTGGGCACTCCCACTGAGCTATTCTCAATCGAAATATGGTGGCCGGAAGACTCCCTCATCTGCTTGCACAATAATCACTGTCCAGATTGCTCACGATTTCTTGAG CAAGAACGTCTGTATCCCACCCACGCATCCTTTGACACCTCAACATCTTCCACTTGGCGTCCTCGATGTTCTTATTAACGGAATTGTTGATGGCAATGAGACACACGAAAAGGCTATGGCAGCTCGACGACGAGGATTCAGTGGAAGTCTAAAAAAGAAGCATCTTGAAGAGACAGGGGAAAGTGGTTCagtcttccaatttttgaagaaaccaCATCGAGACACGTTCACTGTGCCAGAAGCTATTCAAGTTCAGCGGCCCGAGATGCATGAGATTGACTACCCATGCTATTCTGGAGACTTTATTAGCAATCTCGTGACAGCTATGTCGATGGCTGTAAACAGTCCGTATCTCTCGAAACTCGATAGATTGGCAATTGGAGTGCTTGCTTTCGAAAGGGCCATGTGTTTTATCTACGATCGCCCGACAAATTCAATAATTCTTCTCGACACTCATATGCATTTTAAAGGACAAGCTGGAAGTGTTCTCTGTGTTGCATCGTTTGAAGATATTACGGATTTCATCGTTTCGGTAACTAAGCTCGTGTTCcatgaagttttcaaaactgcaGATGTCACCGGT CAGTTCGAAATTACATGCCTGATGCTTACAAGTCTGATGAACAAAGTCCACAGAGGAGACATCTTTCTTCCAGTCAAATCGAGCATGCCAAGAGTCATACCAGTAAAACCTTTGAGGCCCTTTAGAATCAAAACGAG aaaaatgatttgcGTTGGGAGCGCGGAAAAGGACAGTGACAGTGGTTATGAAAGCGATACCTTATGA